A DNA window from Aestuariispira ectoiniformans contains the following coding sequences:
- a CDS encoding acyl-CoA synthetase has protein sequence MLQTFDIAARRAELTPDKLALHELESGGRVTYRELDRRANLFAEAMQRQGLQRGDRIAILCHNCAAFFEIMFGCAKAGLILVPLNWRQTKSELVPLLEDCAARLLIHDNATADLALALVEEWRTPLLSILTATEPVTPGSYQALLAEGRGDVEFPQERLADDIWYLLYTSGTTGMPKAVQQTFGMAWANYINFGQAIDLTSSDITPNYLPLFHTAGINLLTMPTLIAGGTVRIMPKFDAETLLALIDRGELTALLAVPAVYQALSLHPDFAETDFSKMRSWSSGGAPMPNDLVRLYADRGAMICQGYGMTETGPTVFLMDRENVLNKLGSIGKPHIMSRVRVVDLNGDDLPTGEAGELLIKGSNVTTGYWNRPEATAAALDQDGWLHTGDVGRVDEDGYYYIVDRIKDMYISGGENVYPAEVERLLVSHPDIMESAVVGIADDRWGEVGQAYLVAMPGRDLDLDEVYSYCRENLAAYKVPKKFCIVQDFPRTAAGKVRKHILRKEEGSDE, from the coding sequence ATGTTACAGACATTTGATATTGCCGCACGACGCGCGGAACTGACGCCGGACAAACTGGCGCTGCATGAATTGGAAAGCGGGGGGAGGGTGACCTACCGGGAACTCGACCGGCGTGCCAATCTCTTTGCCGAAGCAATGCAAAGGCAAGGTTTGCAGCGGGGGGATCGTATCGCGATCCTCTGTCACAACTGTGCCGCCTTTTTTGAGATCATGTTCGGCTGTGCGAAAGCGGGCCTGATCCTTGTTCCGCTGAACTGGCGTCAGACCAAAAGCGAGCTGGTTCCGCTGCTGGAAGATTGCGCCGCGCGGCTTCTGATCCACGACAATGCAACTGCCGACTTGGCCCTGGCACTGGTGGAAGAATGGAGGACACCGCTTCTTTCCATTCTTACCGCAACCGAACCTGTCACGCCTGGCAGTTATCAGGCCCTTCTGGCGGAGGGACGTGGGGATGTGGAGTTTCCACAGGAAAGACTGGCGGATGACATCTGGTATCTGCTTTATACCTCCGGGACGACCGGCATGCCCAAGGCAGTCCAGCAAACCTTTGGCATGGCGTGGGCGAACTATATCAATTTCGGCCAGGCGATTGACCTTACCTCGTCGGACATCACGCCGAACTATCTGCCGTTGTTTCATACGGCGGGCATTAATCTTCTGACCATGCCGACCCTGATTGCAGGGGGCACGGTTCGCATCATGCCGAAATTCGATGCGGAAACCCTGCTTGCCCTGATTGACCGGGGGGAATTGACGGCCTTGCTGGCTGTGCCTGCCGTTTATCAGGCGCTGAGCCTGCACCCGGATTTCGCCGAGACGGATTTCAGCAAGATGCGTTCCTGGTCTTCCGGCGGCGCACCGATGCCGAATGACCTGGTCCGGCTTTATGCGGATCGCGGCGCGATGATCTGCCAGGGATACGGCATGACTGAAACCGGGCCGACCGTGTTTCTCATGGACCGGGAGAATGTGCTGAACAAGCTGGGGTCCATTGGCAAGCCGCATATCATGTCGCGTGTCCGGGTGGTCGACCTGAACGGTGACGATTTGCCGACAGGCGAGGCGGGCGAGTTGCTGATCAAAGGGTCGAATGTCACGACCGGATATTGGAACCGGCCGGAGGCAACCGCCGCAGCCCTTGATCAGGATGGGTGGCTACATACCGGCGATGTCGGGCGGGTCGACGAAGACGGGTATTACTACATCGTCGACCGGATCAAAGACATGTATATCTCCGGCGGTGAAAATGTTTACCCGGCAGAGGTTGAGCGCCTGCTGGTGTCTCATCCTGACATTATGGAATCTGCGGTCGTCGGGATTGCCGATGACCGTTGGGGGGAGGTCGGCCAGGCGTATCTTGTGGCTATGCCTGGCCGCGACCTCGACCTGGACGAGGTCTACAGCTACTGCCGCGAAAACCTGGCTGCCTACAAGGTCCCGAAAAAATTCTGCATCGTGCAGGACTTCCCGCGTACGGCCGCCGGCAAGGTCCGTAAACATATTCTGCGCAAGGAGGAGGGAAGCGATGAGTAA
- a CDS encoding MaoC/PaaZ C-terminal domain-containing protein yields MSNAAPEIGLLLEEDRCFTQAEFDLFAEISGDDNPIHVDPVFSGETRFGRTVAHGMLLYTSLWGLVHRHLPGFKPSLQSLMFPAPTFAGEAMELRAELVERQSDRECVFDFSIRRKADEVVTLQGRASLIRDEEDGA; encoded by the coding sequence ATGAGTAACGCCGCACCTGAAATCGGTTTGCTGCTGGAAGAGGACCGCTGTTTTACGCAGGCGGAGTTTGATCTGTTTGCGGAAATCAGCGGCGACGACAACCCGATCCATGTGGACCCGGTTTTCTCTGGCGAAACCCGGTTTGGCCGGACTGTCGCCCATGGAATGCTGCTCTATACAAGCCTGTGGGGGCTTGTTCACAGGCATCTTCCCGGTTTCAAGCCATCCTTGCAGTCCCTGATGTTCCCCGCGCCGACCTTTGCAGGCGAGGCAATGGAACTGCGGGCGGAACTGGTGGAGCGCCAATCGGACAGGGAATGCGTTTTCGACTTTTCGATCCGGCGTAAGGCGGATGAGGTTGTGACCCTCCAGGGGCGCGCCAGTCTCATCAGGGATGAGGAGGACGGGGCATGA
- a CDS encoding substrate-binding domain-containing protein, translating to MVKETVGRPLAHLLGVAAMTLGLGMTSAAAEDAYTIAHVYGKTGPYEAYAQQSHRGLLMGIEYATGGTNMVNGHKIEVIEKDTQLKPDLGKTLLAEAYGDDEVSLAVGPVSSGVALAMLPVAEEYEKLLIVEPAVADSITGEKWNRYIFRTGRNSSQDAIANAVALGKPGTHIATLAQDYAFGRDGVSAFKEALKGTGATLDFEEYTPSDTTDFTASAQRLFEALKDKEGRKVIWVIWAGKGNPLSKLKALEPERYGIELASGGNILAAMAAYKALPGMEGATYYYYDIPKNPVNDWLVKEHYARFNEPPDFFTAGGMAAGIAAVDALKKAGGDDTEDLIAAMEGMSFETPKGTMIFRKEDHQALQSMYHFKIKVDPNVLWGIPELVRELPIDAMNIPTRNQ from the coding sequence ATGGTTAAGGAGACGGTCGGAAGGCCGCTTGCCCATCTGTTGGGCGTGGCGGCGATGACTTTGGGGCTGGGGATGACCAGCGCCGCAGCAGAAGATGCCTATACGATTGCCCATGTCTACGGCAAAACAGGCCCCTATGAGGCCTATGCACAGCAGTCCCATCGCGGGCTTCTTATGGGTATAGAATATGCCACCGGCGGGACCAATATGGTCAACGGCCACAAGATCGAGGTTATTGAAAAAGATACCCAATTGAAGCCGGACCTGGGCAAGACCTTGCTGGCGGAAGCCTATGGTGACGACGAGGTTTCCCTCGCCGTTGGTCCGGTGTCTTCCGGTGTTGCACTGGCCATGCTGCCGGTGGCTGAAGAATACGAGAAACTGTTGATTGTCGAACCGGCGGTGGCGGATTCCATCACCGGCGAAAAATGGAACCGCTACATTTTCCGGACCGGGCGCAACTCGTCCCAGGATGCGATCGCCAATGCGGTGGCGCTGGGCAAGCCGGGCACCCATATCGCCACTTTGGCGCAGGATTATGCCTTTGGCCGCGATGGGGTCTCTGCCTTTAAGGAGGCGCTGAAAGGAACCGGCGCGACCTTGGACTTTGAAGAATACACCCCCAGCGACACCACCGACTTTACGGCTTCCGCGCAACGCCTGTTCGAGGCCTTGAAAGACAAGGAAGGCCGCAAGGTCATCTGGGTGATCTGGGCCGGTAAAGGTAATCCCCTGAGCAAGCTGAAGGCACTGGAGCCGGAACGTTACGGTATTGAACTGGCATCCGGTGGCAATATTCTCGCAGCCATGGCCGCATACAAGGCGCTGCCGGGCATGGAAGGGGCCACTTATTACTATTACGACATCCCGAAGAATCCGGTGAATGACTGGCTGGTAAAAGAACATTACGCCCGTTTCAACGAGCCGCCCGATTTCTTCACGGCTGGCGGCATGGCAGCAGGTATTGCGGCAGTCGACGCCCTGAAAAAGGCCGGTGGTGACGACACGGAAGACCTGATTGCCGCGATGGAAGGCATGTCCTTTGAAACGCCGAAGGGGACCATGATATTCCGGAAGGAAGATCATCAGGCCCTGCAGTCCATGTATCATTTCAAGATCAAGGTTGATCCGAATGTTCTCTGGGGCATTCCCGAACTGGTGCGTGAATTGCCGATTGACGCAATGAATATCCCCACTCGCAATCAGTAA
- a CDS encoding enoyl-CoA hydratase/isomerase family protein codes for MTQDMADKLVCLALDGPVARITLNRPDRHNSLVPELLEELLSCVDEVSRNDDIRAVVLQANGCSFSTGGDVQAFHDQGADIKGYARSIVGALNRCLLALMDCPHPVIGRIHGPVTGGSLGLLLACDLAVMSQKAFIQPYYCEVGFTPDGGWLAILPDRIGARQAGEIMLLNRRVTAADALRLGLVSAVAEDSQIDDWLDERIAELTGKVLHSLRATKKALWTQERRRECAGALDRELNDFIAHIDLPETWAGMSKFLGLEAKEIRNAGI; via the coding sequence ATGACGCAGGATATGGCTGACAAGCTCGTCTGTCTGGCGTTGGATGGTCCGGTTGCGCGGATCACGTTGAACCGTCCCGACAGGCATAACAGCCTTGTGCCCGAACTTCTGGAAGAACTGCTGTCCTGCGTCGACGAGGTCAGCCGGAATGATGATATCCGCGCCGTTGTCTTGCAGGCGAACGGCTGCAGTTTCTCGACCGGGGGCGATGTCCAGGCCTTTCACGACCAAGGGGCGGATATCAAGGGATATGCGCGTTCCATTGTCGGAGCCCTGAACCGCTGTCTTCTGGCGCTGATGGATTGTCCTCATCCGGTGATTGGCCGCATCCATGGCCCGGTTACCGGCGGGTCACTCGGATTGTTGCTGGCCTGTGATCTGGCGGTGATGTCGCAAAAGGCATTCATTCAACCTTACTACTGTGAAGTCGGATTTACGCCGGATGGCGGCTGGCTGGCCATTTTGCCGGATCGTATTGGTGCGCGGCAAGCCGGTGAAATCATGCTGCTGAACCGGCGTGTTACGGCGGCGGATGCCCTGCGGTTGGGGCTGGTGTCGGCGGTGGCGGAAGACAGCCAGATTGATGATTGGCTGGATGAACGGATTGCTGAATTGACCGGGAAGGTTCTGCACAGCCTGCGGGCCACGAAAAAGGCTCTCTGGACGCAAGAGAGGCGGCGGGAATGCGCTGGCGCACTGGACCGTGAACTGAACGATTTCATTGCACATATCGATTTGCCGGAAACTTGGGCAGGTATGTCGAAATTCCTCGGTTTGGAAGCAAAAGAAATAAGGAACGCAGGTATCTAA